Proteins co-encoded in one Cupriavidus nantongensis genomic window:
- a CDS encoding lytic transglycosylase domain-containing protein, with the protein MLKGVYLQRAGRAAWIALACALLVTPVHAQKRPQAVTRAPSTVIPSDPDEAFTALREAARKNDVERAYAISATLVDYPVPSYVEYFRIKPQLFDASGLARIDAPDDQVRVFLQRYKGDAIADRMRNDWLLVLGKKRDWANFDVEYPQFALKDDTQVECYALLSRALKGQNVAADARNLLSDPKYYGEGCVDLIGYLVQSQQIQRSDVAFQARLALEQNYVTLAGKIAALLPDARVDGDTLATIVKMARSDPSQAAAYLATAQSTLSRDEQGAAWGVIGQFAAKKLLPEAAGYYRRQMDLGGNQWLSDDSQEWRVRAALRQGDWKQVRQAVELMRPELRAKDPAWTYWYGRALKADGRDTEAQQNFQQIAGQFNFYGQLASEELGNRITLPPRTTVSDAEAMAMRARPGFQRAQKFYAMNLRFEGNREWNWELRNMSDRELLAAAEYARRLELLDRTVNSADRTRNEHDFALRFLMPYRDIMQRATDEVGLDMAWVYGLIRQESRFIMNARSSAGAHGLMQVMPATAKYVARKIGMSDFSPSMMGDPTINIQLGTNYLNMVLTDLDSSWTLASAAYNAGPGRPKAWRSTLARPVEGAIFAETIPFNETRGYVKNVLSNATYYAALMSGRPQSLKSRLGTVAPSAVTTTSLP; encoded by the coding sequence ATGCTGAAGGGAGTATATCTGCAGCGTGCAGGGCGGGCCGCATGGATCGCGCTTGCATGTGCATTGCTTGTCACGCCCGTCCACGCGCAGAAGCGCCCGCAGGCGGTCACGCGCGCGCCGTCGACGGTGATCCCCAGCGATCCCGACGAGGCCTTCACCGCGCTGCGCGAAGCCGCGCGCAAGAACGACGTCGAACGCGCCTACGCGATCTCGGCCACGCTGGTGGACTACCCGGTGCCGTCCTATGTCGAGTACTTCCGCATCAAGCCGCAGCTGTTCGACGCCAGCGGCCTGGCCCGCATCGATGCGCCGGACGACCAGGTGCGCGTGTTCCTGCAGCGCTACAAGGGCGATGCGATTGCCGACCGCATGCGCAACGACTGGCTGCTGGTGCTGGGCAAGAAGCGCGACTGGGCCAATTTCGATGTCGAATACCCGCAGTTCGCGCTCAAGGACGATACCCAGGTCGAATGCTATGCGCTGCTGTCGCGCGCGCTCAAGGGCCAGAACGTCGCCGCCGACGCGCGCAACTTGCTGAGCGATCCCAAATACTACGGCGAAGGTTGCGTCGACCTGATCGGCTACCTGGTGCAAAGCCAGCAGATCCAGCGCAGCGACGTGGCCTTCCAGGCGCGGCTGGCGCTGGAGCAGAACTACGTCACGCTCGCCGGCAAGATCGCCGCGCTGCTGCCCGACGCGCGCGTCGATGGCGATACCCTGGCCACCATCGTCAAGATGGCGCGCTCCGACCCGTCGCAGGCGGCGGCCTATCTGGCCACGGCCCAGAGCACGCTGTCGCGCGACGAGCAGGGCGCGGCGTGGGGTGTGATCGGCCAGTTCGCCGCCAAGAAGCTGCTGCCCGAGGCGGCCGGCTACTACCGCCGCCAGATGGACCTGGGCGGCAACCAGTGGCTGTCCGACGACAGCCAGGAATGGCGCGTGCGCGCCGCGCTGCGCCAGGGCGACTGGAAGCAGGTGCGCCAGGCGGTCGAGCTGATGCGGCCGGAGCTGCGTGCCAAGGACCCGGCCTGGACCTACTGGTACGGCCGCGCGCTCAAGGCCGACGGCCGCGACACCGAGGCCCAGCAGAACTTCCAGCAGATTGCCGGCCAGTTCAACTTCTACGGCCAGCTCGCCAGCGAAGAACTGGGCAACCGCATCACGCTGCCGCCGCGCACCACCGTCAGCGACGCCGAGGCCATGGCGATGCGCGCGCGCCCCGGTTTTCAGCGCGCGCAGAAGTTCTACGCGATGAACCTGCGCTTCGAGGGCAACCGCGAGTGGAACTGGGAGCTGCGCAATATGAGCGACCGCGAGCTGCTGGCCGCCGCCGAATATGCGCGCCGCCTCGAGCTGCTCGACCGCACCGTCAACTCGGCCGACCGCACCCGCAACGAGCATGACTTCGCACTGCGCTTCCTGATGCCGTACCGCGACATCATGCAGCGCGCCACCGACGAGGTCGGCCTCGACATGGCATGGGTGTACGGGCTGATCCGCCAGGAATCGCGCTTCATCATGAATGCGCGCTCGTCGGCGGGCGCGCATGGCCTGATGCAGGTGATGCCCGCGACGGCCAAGTACGTGGCGCGCAAGATCGGCATGAGCGACTTTTCGCCGTCGATGATGGGCGATCCCACCATCAACATCCAGTTGGGCACCAACTACCTGAACATGGTGCTGACCGACCTGGACAGCTCGTGGACGCTGGCCTCGGCCGCGTACAACGCCGGCCCGGGCCGGCCCAAGGCCTGGCGCAGCACGCTGGCGCGGCCGGTGGAAGGCGCGATCTTTGCAGAGACCATCCCGTTCAATGAAACGCGCGGCTATGTGAAGAATGTGCTTTCCAACGCTACGTACTATGCTGCATTGATGAGTGGCCGGCCGCAGTCGCTGAAGTCGCGCCTGGGCACGGTCGCGCCGTCGGCGGTGACCACCACCAGCCTGCCCTGA